From Girardinichthys multiradiatus isolate DD_20200921_A chromosome 19, DD_fGirMul_XY1, whole genome shotgun sequence:
ctgtgttttattcttttaccCAATGCGATCAAAGCAACATTGAGTTTGTTTACATGCACAGATATTACTGTATCTTCATAGTATGAAGTTTGAGTTTGTGCATCTGAGCAGTGTGCATTTAAAGAAGGCAATATACAGGAATAAGATGATTTTGggtgtttgtttcttttccctTTAACAATGTGTGcgttttaataaacagcttgTCCTGAACTCGACCTCAACAGGATCTGAGCTATTGTCCCAACTACTGTGTGCATGTGTAAAGCATTCACTGTTGAACACTGTGGGATCTTTTTAAATCATGCTCCACCCCTGGTTGGCTCATTGATTTTGGCTCCTAAATGTTTGTACAGTGCCTAGCATGATGTAagcaaaatttaatttaaacggAAGCCAAAACGATATAAAGCATTACTGATCACATTTTAACTGctgttttatacttttattgttattgccgggtttttcttcttctttaccTCTAATAGTGGTTTTGGGGAGGTAGATTTTGATTATGTTAATGTAACACATTGCTGATAATTATTTTGTCTTCACTGACAGATTTGCATCAATAAATATAAGTCTGATTTTGTTCATTGAAACccttttttatcaaaaaaaaaaaaaaaaacatttagcagcCCATAGGTATGGtacaaatgtattttgtttttcttttaaccaaTTCATTCTAATATGTCCATGTTGAAGAAAACAGATTGTTCTCCCAGTGGAACTGCTGCAGCTAATCCAGGCTGCCTCAGAGTGTTGTGACTTAAAGACACAATACATACTGCATATTTGCACCACTGCTGCAACAGTTGAGAAAATGTTGACCTAATGCCTTGTCTGCAGAGCATTAAACATTCAGCCCAAGATGGACAGGCAAAACTCTTAAGTATGGGAAAACCGGCGACAGTTAAGCCACATTGCAAAGTAACTTACTTCTTCTTTATGTATTATCAAACCGTACATTTTACAGCCTTCATCCCAAAACGCAGACAAGATTTGTAACAGGGGACATCCTTATAACAATACACTGACTTTTTCAACACGACAggactttattttttacaaactgTGCCTGattcctttacattttaaaacaaacatctcataaatgttttttaaccgGTTCATACTAACATGTCCATGTTAAagagcagaataatggagatGTTCCTCCAAGTGTATTTGCTGCAATAATTATAGGATCTGCTGCAATGCATTATATTATGGCATAGTTACTCCAAAACTGGGTCAgttgcagatttttaaatttaagagcctaaaacttttaattttgttcCAGACCTGTCTTATAGTAACTTTACTCCTGCAAACACTACTAAATTCTTCTATAGTGTCAACAAAAGAGATAAGAAGATTTAACAAtcacttttttaataaaattttaccCATGTGAAATGTTTGTTGCTGTATTTTAAAGCACCTTTTACTACATTTACACTGTAAATGTTGTCTTCCATGCAGCTCTAAATTAGGTTCACAGATCTGCGCAGgcttttttttagcaaaaatGTGTCAACCTACAGAAACCACCGTCTTCCCTTGGTTGTGCACGCTTAGCTTCCAATCAAGCGCAAGCGAGGTATTAATTGTCATCATGCCGGAATCTCTTCTATCAAATCTAGAACCAATGTAAACTTTACTGTTCAATTtgtgttttccttattttgaAATATCATTACTAATGTCCTGTTTTTGGGattgatttgtttcttttttcttaaagaGATGTTGAAATAAAAGTGACTAGCATAACAGGGGTCTGTTTGCCTGTTTGTGCACGTTAGTATCAGCCTCGACCCTCAGACTTTGTCCAGCCTAGTATATCATTAACAACCTGACAAGCATGTACAAGTTGGAGCATGTTTGCACGTGTATCAGTGTAGATGAATTTAATGCAAGTATGAATATGCATAGAAAAGGGTTAGCTGCCAAAAGATGAGAATATTACACCAAGGGACTTTGGGCAATCTGTGATTTAGTACcatatttatttaagttttatttgtaGTTACCACACAGAATATCTTGAAACCAGTGTTTTGTAACATAATATTTTACATACACACATCAAATGTATCTGAAATAATATGATAAGAGCTCATTCACAGCATAGATAGGAAAAGATCAATGTATGCTTTGAATATTTGCAGAAACCTGTGTGTGCGTGTATGTGTGTTGGTTGGTCGATTAGAGAGTGGACACTGTGTGATCAGGCATGCAGATTTCATTGATCATTACCAGCCTCCAGGCTAACACTCTGGACCCATCATGGAGACGGGAAAGGTACGAGAATTCTTAAAAATTACATTCTTTATGCATTTTATAAATCCAAAAGAAGtgtttttcctaaatttctATATAAAGTTATGCTATAAAAACTCTCATATGCTCACTGCTGTAGATGTAGACATTAAACTGTGTGTCTGTGGTTTGCAGCAACTATCAGGTACACTGGCTGTAGCTGTGTTCACAGCAGCTCTGGGGTCCTTACAATTTGGATATAGTCTAGGAGTCATCAATGCACCCCAGAAGGTAACATACCCTCATCACTTTCACTGAGCCATGAAATAGCTTACATTTTTACACCCTCACTATTTGCTCTTTAAGAAAAATGTGCTTTATCATTATTTGCTGTGCTGCTGTATATAAATACAAAACCCTTAAAGACATTGTTTAGATCCTTTTTGGTTTTACCCAAAATAAGTTAGTTGTCTGATATTTATAGTCTGTAACACTTCTTTAACAAAGACAACTGTCAAGGACAGAGATGATAcataattgtttttacaaagaaaagaaTGTTCTTCAGAACAGACTGTGCAAATATTGCAAATGTTTCTCAGTCTTCTCAagcatctaaaataaaatataaacctaATATTTCTTGGatctatacagtgccttgccaaTATATTCACATCTTCTGACATTAGATGttatgtcacattacaacctcaaccttttatgtgttttattgggtttttatgtAATACACTAACTCAAAGGAATGCattattgtgaaatggaaggacaaTGTTCCATGGTTCACCGAATTTATTGCACAACTGCTGACTTACAAAGTCGTGGCCATACAACTTGCATGACAggtcaggcaaggagagcattaactAGAGAAGCTGCCAAAAAGCCCAGAGTAGCTGTTGAGGAGCTGGAAATCCACAGCTCCACAGTTGTGCACTGACCCCTCAGATCTAGCCTTTATGGACGagttgcaagaagaaagccattgttaaaggAGCACCTCAAGAATTGCATTTAAAGTTTATCAAAAAGCATTAGGGCACAAGAAGGTTccacagttatttatttatttatttttgcatggATAGGAAGGCAGGTTACATCGAAATACAGTATATGGAAATGAatattgatggagctaaataaagggagccctaaaataaaatgaagccctAATAAAAAGCATGAACGTTTTGATTTGTAAtgtggtgaaaaatgaaagtttaaatgatttaaatacatttgcaagtcACTGTTCATTTGCTTTatagaactttttttttactggcatAGAGCAACAGTACACTAAAAGAGTGTAAAATGAATAAAGTAAGTTTTTTCACACTGTGCCACAAAACTACAGGTTATCCTCAACAATACTATATGAACTATGGATTAAATGCAGCTTTATTGTCTTTATATGTCCCAGGTCATTGAGAGGCATTATGCTATGTCTTTGGGTGTGTGGTCCGAGAGGTCAGCCCTATTGGAAAACAGCACCGAGGGAGAAGGTTCCTCAGAGGACCAAACTCATCCTGATGTGGTCATGTACTGGTCACTGTCGGTGGCCATCTTCTCCATTGGCGGCATGATATCCTCCTTCCTGGTGGGATTTATCGGAGACTTTAGAGGAAGGTTAGAgatttctagaaaaaaaaatagcacTGTCACTAATCTTAAAACACTGAAGAGGATGATCATTCATTTGTCTGTTTTGCAGAGTGAAGGGCATGCTGATGATCAACGTTCTGGCTGTAGCTGCTGGACTGTTGATGGGTCTTTGTAGGCTGTGGAAGCCCCACATAATGGTCATCACAGGGCGTGCCATCATGGGCTTCTACTGTGGTACATTGAAGCACCTGAAATTATCTTAACTTTACAACTCTCATATTTtggcagaaaaatgttttaatttgttaaaatgtacatttcagggTTAACATCTGGATTGGTGCCGATGTATATTGGAGAGATTGCACCTAAAGCTTACAGAGGGGCTCTGGGAACATTACATCAGTTGGCCATTGTCATTGGCATCCTTCTCAGCCAGGTAGGTTGTACTCTGACGCACCTAAACCAGTACAGAGCATAACCTGTGCTTGAAGAACACAGAGAGAATGTACTCTAATATAAATGGTGTTTGTGTGCAGGTAATAGGTTTGGATTTTGTTCTTGGTAATGATGAAATGTGGCACGTGTTGCTCGGTCTGTCAGGAGCTCCTGCAATATTACAGTCCTTTATGCTGCCGCTGTGCCCTGAGAGTCCGCGCTACCTTTACATCCTGCTGGGCAAGGAGCAGGAGGCCCGGAAAAGTAAGAATTGAAATATACAAGAACAATAATGATGTTTTTAGTGTCTGGTTTTCTCTTATGTGAATACCTTAAATTGCACAATATAAGATAAGAAAGGCAGACCCCTCTCTCATCTGTCCTCCATGGATGTAAATGGTATGAACTTATGTACCGCCTTTTCAGTAATACAGACCACTTAAAGccctttacactagagccacattcacccagtcaccaTCACTAATGctcagattggtaggcaacttgcggttaagtgccttgcccaggggcacatcgacatatggcaggaggaaactggaatcaaacccacaaccttctgattgcaagatgactactcttcctactccGCCAAAGCTGGGGAAAAATCGTCTGTATAAGATGGGGAAGATTTGAGGGGGAGGGGGAGAAGTGGGGTGAGAGAGCCGGGTTCGATCGCACCAAAAGGACATGCGTTCTAAAGCACCttattttttgttaacttttttgGCCACAAATAAAGCACACTATGGTTATTTATTGTGCATTGTAgactgttttaaattattttaagctACAATTTAGTGCTTCATAAGTGCTATCATAGAGCTGTAAACTGCTAAAATAATGTAATCTAAATATGATTTCTATTTTACACTCAATTAGTTAACCTGGCAGGAGACAGATTGATCTGTAAATAACATTAACTCTTGCATGTATATCAAAAAGAGTAACTAAAGCACACTTGGGCACAATGATCTTGGCTTTATAAAAAGCTCTGCATTGAGGACCCAGTATTATCAAATGGGAAATTTGAGCATAAAGCACAGTAAATCTTATGCCAGGTTAATTTGAGTTGTCAAAGTTGGTTTGACACCAGAACAGCAGGTGCATGACCTTCAGATAAACCCTTTGTTCTAAGTTTTATGACCAGTCCACTTAAGGTTGTTGACACTTCATTACTGTTTGAAGTACAAGACTTTCAAGGTATAATGGGCCCCAATGAATGTGCATTTATTGCACATGGATATCTCAGTTTATTCATGATGTAGAGTATACAGCAACCTATTAGCATGTACGGACCTACTGAATATATAGTTGTTTTCCCTTTAATATGGTTACCTTCACATAAGCATGCTAGAGCACATTACAGTCACTATCAGCAAATATCTAAACAAAGAGGTCAATAAGCTGAGTAAATTTCATttgttattcattatttaaaaacatgttacgtatacacacacacatcctttatataaatgaacatatatacacacacacatcctttatataaatgaacatatacacacacacatcctttatataaatgaacatatacacacacacatcctttatataaatgaacatatatacacacacacatcctttatataaatgaacatatatacacacacacatcctttatataaatgaacatatatacacacacacacacacacacacacacacacacacacacacacacacacacacacacacacacacgcacacacaataAAATTAGTGTGAAAAAGTACCCAATTGTACTCCCTTATTTTCTCATCCTTCTGAGCCACTGCTCTTTTGGTCAGTGTCTCCCTGTTTGGGCAGTAAATCCTGCCTTTGTATTGGCTATGGCCAGTTTCTGTGGTGCGTGGCTCACCGCATTTAGTGCATCTGTTGGATGTGACTGTCCTTGTGTATTTGCGCTTTTCTTTTTGGGTTGTCTCTTGGGTTTGGGTAAGGCCTGTAGGTGTTGTTTTAGAATATGGTGGGCATATGATGTTTGGTGTAGTGGGGGGTGGCAGCAGAAGCAGTGGCAAATTGTTGCCTGCTGCAGTGGTTGATGGCATGTGGAGTGGCATATAAAAAACTGTTGGCTGAtggttttcagctcagctctgtcTCTGAcagtgagttttgtttttgcctggCCAGTGGTGTCAGGTGTCAGGTTGTAAGTGTGTTCATGTTTGTGTGGTGTGAATTGAGTGGGCCTAGCATTTACTGGGAGCAGTGGTTCACTGGCAATGGGCCGTTCCTGAGGCAGTACCAGCCCTTGTATCAGAATGGCAACATCTTgtgctttaaatcttttgttaTGCCACTGTATTAAGGTGGTCTGGTTTACAGTGACAAGTTGCAGGGTTGTGTCTTTCATAATAATGCCATTGTTCAAAATTAGCTGTCGAATTTTTTTGTAATCATTTAGAATTTGTGACCACCTAGAAATAGTTTGGTGTCCAATTTGTTTGGGGCTACTATGAATGTTGCACAACCTGATAAA
This genomic window contains:
- the LOC124855281 gene encoding uncharacterized protein LOC124855281, with product MDRVDVLAEYLVELRKEKGLTLTNKQAKTIVGLWQKLEQNDKDQILYAARHQERLLTGQFRSPKKKVVYAGVESTKRCVLGSSGSAAQWPDCSRLIEMIFIRLCNIHSSPKQIGHQTISRWSQILNDYKKIRQLILNNGIIMKDTTLQLVTVNQTTLIQWHNKRFKAQDVAILIQGLVLPQERPIASEPLLPVNARPTQFTPHKHEHTYNLTPDTTGQAKTKLTVRDRAELKTISQQFFICHSTCHQPLQQATICHCFCCHPPLHQTSYAHHILKQHLQALPKPKRQPKKKSANTQGQSHPTDALNAVSHAPQKLAIANTKAGFTAQTGRH